Genomic DNA from Roseburia intestinalis L1-82:
TCATCTACAACACCCATGTGGTTTGTCTGAATGATTCCAAAATTCTTGTAGGTAGAACTTCTCGGTACAATAACTGCCTCATATCCTGCCGGAAGCTGCATGGACACGCCAAGTTTAATCAATTTAAATTCGCCTTTTTTTAATACAACGTGTTCTGCTGAGCGAAGATCGATCCAGTCACTCTTTCCGTCAATATAGGTAAGTTTTTCTATTTCATTTGAATGATATTTAATTCTGATCGTCTGCTGTTCCATTTTTACTCCTGTCTATTCTTCCCACTCTAAGCTGCTGTGTTCTTCTCTGCGGTCACGCAGCATCAGCTCGCGCACTGCGTCTTTTGCCGGTTTATCATCAAACAGAACGTGATTGATCTCCTCGATGATCGGCATAGCCACTTCATACTTTCTTGCAAGCGCGATTGCTGCTTTTGCAGAGTAAACACCCT
This window encodes:
- a CDS encoding dUTP diphosphatase — translated: MEQQTIRIKYHSNEIEKLTYIDGKSDWIDLRSAEHVVLKKGEFKLIKLGVSMQLPAGYEAVIVPRSSTYKNFGIIQTNHMGVVDESYCGDDDVWMMPALAMRDTEINVNDRICQFRIQKHQPVIRFEETDTLGNENRGGIGSTGRA